A genomic window from Salvelinus namaycush isolate Seneca chromosome 5, SaNama_1.0, whole genome shotgun sequence includes:
- the LOC120047194 gene encoding dendritic cell-specific transmembrane protein-like, with product MVAAGIAGSFWVVVGASLFLSKRVRCFGVLFVLSCGMRQGRNVLITAGTSLVVLKNVQNTLENITGLSRSMVCNLQAKRVSIDTTPLCNYVRMLRWVGDVLRAFTDFGVAELVSDLKVTSEGDTEKLRDRLVEAERTLNGTAKSIRAAVDTLFSVSQRLFPAFSFLLLMGFTVLHLRRYCHNKKYENVYITRTFINFDEKQKAEGRPPVLPLTPKEARRYITIPSPRLSATEGKTMLKFSFPVFTHCLAWEDMSIIGVPISEEINRRDFSYQVSIFEKSCLPKPRLVLYDSILPLVVLLAALLSMALMSAKLTQIRLMVCEQFFSTNAEERVEFLHAKILKKRSRKEGNGKAEESSLRSLIKKVCIIQRSLINIDGNLRMV from the exons ATGGTGGCTGCTGGGATAGCAGGCTCCTTTTGGGTGGTAGTGGGggcctctctgttcctctctaaGAGGGTGCGGTGCTTTGGGgttctgtttgtgctgtcttgtggGATGAGGCAGGGCCGGAACGTTCTCATCACCGCTGGGACAAGTTTGGTGGTTCTCAAGAACGTCCAGAACACGCTGGAGAACATCACAGGGCTCAGTAGGAGTATGGTGTGCAACCTGCAGGCCAAGAGGGTGTCCATCGACACCACGCCGCTCTGTAACTACGTCAGGATGTTGAGATGGGTCGGCGACGTACTCAGAGCGTTCACAGACTTCGGGGTGGCGGAGTTGGTTTCTGATCTGAAGGTCACGTCAGAAGGAGACACTGAGAAGTTGAGGGACAGGCTGGTTGAAGCTGAGAGGACTCTGAATGGAACTGCAAAGAGCATCCGGGCCGCGGTGGACACGCTGTTCTCTGTAAGTCAGAGACTTTTCCCTGCCTTCAGTTTCCTCCTGCTGATGGGCTTCACAGTGCTGCACTTGAGGAGATATTGCCACAACAAGAAATATGAAAATGTGTACATAACCAGGACTTTCATAAATTTTGATGAGAAGCAGAAGGCAGAAGGAAGGCCTCCAGTGCTCCCCCTCACGCCGAAGGAGGCTAGACGCTACATCACCATCCCTTCCCCTCGACTCAGTGCCACGGAAGGGAAAACCATGCTGAAATTCAGTTTCCCAGTGTTCACCCATTGTCTAGCCTGG GAAGACATGTCCATTATTGGTGTCCCCATTTCAGAGGAGATCAACAGGAGGGATTTCTCCTACCAGGTGTCCATCTTTGAGAAGAGTTGCCTTCCTAAACCTAGATTAGTACTCTATGACTCCATCCTACCTCTGGTTGTGTTACTAGCTGCCCTTCTCAGCATGGCCCTGATGTCTGCCAAGCTCACACAGATCAGGCTCATGGTGTGTGAGCAGTTCTTCTCCACCAATGCTGAGGAGAGGGTGGAGTTTCTGCATGCTAAGATCCTGAAGAAGAGATCAAGAAAGGAAGGGAACGGGAAAGCTGAGGAAAGCAGTCTGAGATCCCTCATCAAGAAGGTCTGCATAATCCAGAGATCATTGATAAACATTGATGGAAACCTTAGAAtggtataa